In Candidatus Eisenbacteria bacterium, the DNA window CTCTGCCTGGATTAACGGCCAAGCAGCGTACCCCGTAGTCTTTTGATTCTAAATCAGCTATATTGGTTAATGCTTCAACTGCAAACTTGGAGACCGAGTAAGCGGAAGAGCACGGTCTGAAATACTTCGCACGATTTGACGTCAAGTTCATGATTATGCCTCGGCGATTGTCTAACAGGGTCGGGAGAACCATACGCATTACAAGGAATGTGGCGTCTAGATTAACCTTCATGACATGGGTCCAGTCCGCCAAACTTGTTTCATGGATTACGTCTTGCGGGCCCAGCACTCCAACGCAGTTGACCATAAAATCGATGGCCTTAGCTGTCTGAAGTATCATTGCGGTGACTTTTTCAATTTCTGAGAGGCTGGACATATCACATGCATATGAATGAAAATGACCGCCCCGGAATGGAAGTGATTTTTCTAGCCTCGCAATGTCCTGCGGTCTTCTCACGACCAAATAGGCTTCGTGGCCGGCCTCAAGCATACGATTAGTCAACGCATTACCTATTCCTCCGAGGGCTCCAAATATAATGCAAGTCATGTCTAAACCAAGGTTTCTTGGGAAAAGCAGCTTCCTGATGT includes these proteins:
- a CDS encoding SDR family oxidoreductase → MTCIIFGALGGIGNALTNRMLEAGHEAYLVVRRPQDIARLEKSLPFRGGHFHSYACDMSSLSEIEKVTAMILQTAKAIDFMVNCVGVLGPQDVIHETSLADWTHVMKVNLDATFLVMRMVLPTLLDNRRGIIMNLTSNRAKYFRPCSSAYSVSKFAVEALTNIADLESKDYGVRCLAVNPGRVATEMRRLAAPDEEPDSITSPQAFAEFCFRLLTHGDYMMLPCSIDFSSFQFPSRKDN